The window TGCAGCAAACATGACTATTTATGTCAAATgtcttttttgatttttttatgtcaaatttTTATGACTTTTTGTCAAATGTGTCCAAGTTGTTCCTTTTCTAGAGGGCACTGGCATTTATAAtcttaaaactatgctgtaaACATCAAATGTTTAGACTtcgagagagagagacgatTGACAGCTTTTCATAATACACATTGTTTAAAAGCAACTTTATAGAAGTTCACAGTGTTTGCTTATTTACATGTATATAGCTACATATACAAAATACATTTGCAAAGCCTCCATTGGTTTGTTGAAAGGtggtaaacaaatatataacattatttattattattattattaataaacaatagcCACCGAATTTACACActgtttaaatgtaaaataggaCAATTATTATTTGAACTTATTCAACTCGACCAATcagaacagattttttttcttttgcttttgtaaataataattgaaaaagaaaaaatctgaCATAAAAATCACAATTAAGACGttaaaagtcgaaattatgtgATAAAAAGTCGATATTATacttaaaaagtcataattatgccgtgaaaagtcaaaattatgatttacACCGTCGACTTTTTACCTCAATCTTGACTTTTTGTGTCGGaagcatattattattatttttatatcataagGGTTACTAAGCATgattttgttttcttatttGGGGGAAACATATGCTTCCACAAATCAGAGAGCGTTTCGGCGCCGCTGAACCCCGCCCACTCCGAGACCCCGCCCCCTGTCACTGTGATTCTACCGAGTCGTTCTGTGTCGTTCAATTATTAACTGACACATCGTTCATAAACTTCCTCTCATGTCACGTTTGGTTATATAACTTATTAAGTGTGATTAACGGACAGGTTTAGAAGACTAAAGCAGCATGTTAGTCTCCAGTCCGCCGAAGGAAAGCTGTGAGGATTAAGAGAAACTGAAGAAACCGAAAGAAAGATGACGTTAAACGATGATATTAAACACACGAAACTCGTGAAGTTTTTTTCCGCCGCGTTTTACGCCTTTTCTTCGTTTTTCATCATCGtggtgaataaaagtattttaactCAGTACAAGTGAGTGTCAACTTCCGGCTTTCATACTAGAACAACCGGTAgtgtatttacatatttatgcaattcatgattaattatTTATGATGTGTGTTATTGTAAATTTTAGGTTTCCCTCATTTATGTTTCTTGGAATTGGACAGGtgagaaacatttttaaaatgctatttCATTAATAACACACTGAAATCTATCTGATCTTATTTTGTGTATATTCATAGATGACAGCAACAATCATCATTCTGTATGTTGCCAAAATGAACAAAACGATCCATTTCCAGGACTTTGACAAAAGTATTCCTGGCAAGGtgtgtaattttgtttttaatcaaacTATCATCACACTGCTTTGCTTattgattatttatttgtatatagaTTTTTCCTTTGCCATTGCTGTATGTGGGCAATCACGTGACCGGACTGGGCGGAACAAAGAAACTGAGGTAAATAAATCAAGAGTTTTGCATAAAAaacaacactttacaataagcttccatttgttaacattagtttactacactctaaaaaatgctgggttaaaaacaacccaagctgggttgaaaatggacaaacccagtgattgggttgttttaacccaacgattgggctgttttaacccagtgattgggctgttttaactcagtgaatgggctgttttaaaccagcgattgggctgttttaacccagcgattggtatgttttaacccagtgattgggctgttttaacccagcgattgggttgttttaactcagcgaattggtctgttttaacccaatgattggtttgttttaactcagcgattgggctgttttaacccagcgattgggttgttttaactcagcgaattggtctgttttaacccaatgattgggttgttttaacccagcgataggtatgttttaacccagcaaatgggctgttttaacccagcgattggtatgttttaacccagcgataggtatgttttaacccagcgattggtttgttttaactcagcgaattgggctgttttaacccaacgattgggttgttttaactcagcgaattgggctgttttaacccaacgattgggttgttttaactcagcgaattggtctgttttaacccagcgattggtttgttttaactcagcgattgggctgttttaacccagcgattgggttgttttaactcagcgaattggtctgttttaacccaatgattgggttgttttaacccagcgataggtatgttttaacccagcaaatgggctgttttaacccagcgattggtatgttttaacccagcgataggtatgttttaacccagcgattggtttgttttaactcagcgaattgggctgttttaacccaacgattgggttgttttaactcagcgaattggtctgttttaacccaatgattgggttgttttaacccagcgattgggttgttttaacccagcaaatgggctgttttaacccagcgattggtatgttttaacccagcgataggtatgttttaacccagtgattgggctgttttaacccagcgaattgggctgttttaacccaacgattgggttgttttaactcagcgaattgggctgttttaacccagcgattgggttgttttaacccagtgattgggttgttttaacccagtgattaggctgttttaacccagcgattggtttgttttaacccaacgattgggttgttttaactcagcgaattgggctgttttaacccaacgattgggttgttttaacccagcgattaggctgttttaacccagcgattaggctgttttaacccagcgattggtttgttttaactcagcgaattggtctgttttaacccagtgattgggctgttttaacccagcgataggtatgttttaacccagtgattgggctgttttaacccagcgattaggctgttttaacccagcgattggtttgttttaactcagcgaattggtctgttttaacccagcgattggtttgttttaactcagcgaattggtctgttttaacccagcgattgggttgttttaacccagcgattgggttgttttaacccagcaaatgggctgttttaacccagcaattggtatgttttaacccagtgattgggctgttttaacccagcgattgggttgttttaacccagcaaatgggctgttttaacccagcaattggtatgttttaacccagtgattgggctgttttaacccagcgattggattgttttaactaGGCGAATTGGtctgttttaacccaacgattgggttgttttaactcagcgaattgggctgttttaacccaacgattgggttgttttaacccagcaattagtctgttttaacccagcgattggtttgttttaactcagcgaattggtctgttttaacccagtgattgggctgttttaacccagcgataggtatgttttaacccagtgattgggctgttttaacccagcgattggattgttttaactaGGCGAATTGgtctgttttaacccagtgattgggctgttttaacccagcgataggtatgttttaacccagcgataggtatgttttaacccagcaattggattgttttaactaGGCGAATTGGtctgttttaacccaacgattgggttgttttaactcagcgaattgggctgttttaacccaacgattgggttgttttaacccagcaattagtctgttttaacccagcgattggtttgttttaactcagcgaattggtctgttttaacccagtgattgggctgttttaacccagcgataggtatgttttaacccagtgattgggctgttttaacccagcgattaggctgttttaacccagcgattgggttgttttaactcagcgaattgggctgttttaacccagcaaatgggctgttataacccagcgattgggctgttttaacccagcagttgggttaaatgtttgcccaacctgctgggtagttgtatttaactcaactattgtttaaaaatgactatatttcTTGTTCACCGTTTGATTATTAacgttgcctctagtaattatgtctgatttttaatttcaaacccattttgggttcattttaatccaaccatatagtcatttttaatcaatagttgagttaaataaaactacccagcaggttgggcaaacatttaacccaatcgctgggtcaaaacagcccaattgctgggttttgtccattttcaacccaacttgggttgctttaacccagcatttttttagtgtACATTTACTAACAATGAAAGATATTTCTAAAgcttcttagttaatgttacttattaatttactaatacattattaaaaactaaaGTCGtactaatattatttaatggacctgagctgacataaactaacatgaacagttgtatttttaagtaatgttaacaaagattattaaatactgtaacaacTGTATCGCTcattgttaattaatgcattaactaattgTAGTGTTACCAGACACTCATTTGAAGCTCTTGTGTTTTTCAGTTTACCCATGTTCACCGTTCTCAGAAAATTCACCATTTTACTGACAATGATTATGGAATCAAGGATACTGAggtatataaattaatttataatattattacattaaaggggacctattatgcccattTTACAGTCTCTGGTGAAGTTTCAGCTCGTCTGCTTTAATGATTATActgattataattattttattatattaatgaagattattttttattttagtgaaGCTTATACGGAGCACATaactgtgtgtttatgtgtttgtcTGTGCAGAAAAACCTTCCCTCCGTCGCTGGTGTTCAGTGTTCTGGCTATAGTTCTGGGCGCTCTGGTTGCAGCGAGGTACAGCACATGAACACACACTAATCATTCATACATGACAGACACGCATGTGAACGAACACACCGTGTGTTTTCAGCTCGGACCTGTCCTTCAATGCAGAAGGTTACacctttgttctgctgaacgaCGTCTTCACGGCCGCCAGCGGCGTTTACACCAAGAAAAAACTCGGAATGGAGGTACTTTATCAGGATATTTCTGTGCAAACTCCAAAAATAATGTGACGATAACTCAAGAACTGTCGCTTCGATCTAGCTGTCGGATCAATGTGACTCGGTCTTATCAAAGAAGTGATTAATTTGAATGTTTTGGTTAAAAATACACTACTTTATTACAACTTTAAACACGTCACACCTTCTGAGTAAAGCACACATCTAAAGCCAAACCCTGTATGCAAACACGTCTGTTTCTGTCTGTCCTTCCAGGGTCTTGGTAAATATGGggttttgttttataatgcatttatcattattatcccAACCCTCCTGGCGAGTGCTTACACTGGAGATCTACAGAAGGTGAGTGAGAAGATGAAGGATAAAGAATCAGAGATGAGAATTTCAATATAACATATTTTTCTCCTTGTTTTAAGGCCCTTTCCTTTGAAGGATGGCTGTCTTTTAcgttcatattttattttttactgtctTGTGTCATGGGGTGAGTCTGACTCTTGATGTTTTTATAATTGCATGAGccatattatgtatatatacattaacTACAATCTTTTCTCATTTCAggtttattttgatgtattcTATCATCctctgcagctattacaacacgGCACTAACGACGACGGTCGTTGGAGCAATTAAAGTATGCTcactgattatatatttttattattttaatatacagtactgttcaaaggtttggggtcattaagattaagcttttattcatcaagaacacattaaattgctcaaaagtgacagtaaagacatttataatgttacaaaagattctattccAAGTAATTcctgttattttgaacattctattcatcaaagaatcctgaaaaataaaatgtatcagtttccacaaaaatatgaactgttttcaacattgataataatcataaatgggtcattgacgaataaggtttttaaaagtgtaactaaacataatggagatataattaattttgcagttttattaagtgttaacaatgagattatgtggtttttataatcaattcactctgattttgtcattttttacaagatggacaaaatttgtcaccaaaaagtcggtttaaccaaaatttcggttttaccgaatgacgatattttcaaacaatgctaacaggctgatatctagctagctagcaaaaagAAACTCatcaattttatatttagtacaagttttttaaatattccatcattttccatgttttatagcggttgcaccgaatgacctgatgtttctggacatgcgtatgatcaagagaaaacatgaatttatcaaatttaGTTACTTtacttcacgaccatgtggtcctttgcagttgtctgaatgatgtcacatcctgtcacatgatattgaccacatgacttgatccaaaatggtccctttatattggttactccgaatgacatcaatgaaattcattttcttTCTGATAACAaacaacttctacacataattttaatactattttgcactatgtcaatatatgatgttataaaatcatgccagaatagaaaatatatacatttattacattttaagattagaataatcacaaataaaaggttggacggttaaaccgaatgaccttttgacacttcaaaatctttaaaatccctttatatgaagcaaaatataatgaaaaccttcaataaaagagatctattACATACTTTgtatgtcata of the Megalobrama amblycephala isolate DHTTF-2021 linkage group LG12, ASM1881202v1, whole genome shotgun sequence genome contains:
- the slc35d2 gene encoding UDP-N-acetylglucosamine/UDP-glucose/GDP-mannose transporter, producing the protein MTLNDDIKHTKLVKFFSAAFYAFSSFFIIVVNKSILTQYKFPSFMFLGIGQMTATIIILYVAKMNKTIHFQDFDKSIPGKIFPLPLLYVGNHVTGLGGTKKLSLPMFTVLRKFTILLTMIMESRILRKTFPPSLVFSVLAIVLGALVAASSDLSFNAEGYTFVLLNDVFTAASGVYTKKKLGMEGLGKYGVLFYNAFIIIIPTLLASAYTGDLQKALSFEGWLSFTFIFYFLLSCVMGFILMYSIILCSYYNTALTTTVVGAIKNVAVMYIGMFVGGDYIFSWPNFIGLNICISAGLIYSYITFSGSSSEANVKPAEDKLTVHITEDEPEKT